AAATTGCTTTTGGAGAAAAATATCAATGGTGCCGCAGTTCTATCAAGGCATGGAAATATTATAGGAGTAATCAGCAAAACCGACATTGTTAGGGCTTTGGCCTTTTTGTTATGATGAATAATTTCTTATTTACAAAAACAAAATATGTTTTCCAAACGCTTAATTTTGTATGTACTGAGGATAACTTGTGATAAACCCCGAACTTATGAAACTACTTGAAACAAGTGATGTTCTAGATGTATTGGGAGACTCTGTCTCGTATCAACTGCAAAAAATTCACAATGTCCAGAGAACAAACGAAGGTAGAGATTGGTATGATGAACTTCCTAAAATTGTTAGGGGAAAATTTGACAGTTACCGAGAAGACTATGAACATCTTTCTATAATACTAAAACTAGAGCCAGAACAAATAAGGGCTGAAATGAACAAGGGCTATTACTACTGGAGATTACTGCGTTCTGCATGTCATACATACAGAAATGATTTGGTAGAATATGATCAGCAACTAAGTCAAGAATTCAATCTACAGGAAACTGAAGCTATTTCAGGCAATATTGTTCTAAATGATTGCATCGAGGTTTTAGACCAACATGCAATTGAAAAATAAACCTTGAATCTTTTTATAGATATGAGCGGAAAAACCCAACACCCTTTTAGGGTTGGGATGAAAGCGAACACAGCACAACTCAAAATAAAATACAATCAAATATTCAAATACTATACATGTGTAATTAATAACATGTTAGAGTTAGGCAAATACGGTCGTATCAATAATATGAACATGTACCATTTGTTACGTAAAGCCGAAAATGGATTGTGTTCAGACATACTACTGCGGGAACCGCAGGAATGCACGCCTGTGGAGATCAGAAACTCGGTCGTTGAAGCAGGAAGAAGCCAATTGACTTTAGTCATTGGTAAGTTCACGAGAATACATTGAGTAAATACCATGGAAATAAAATCAGAAAAATCAATTAAAGAATATCTGAAGACATTATCTGATGATGTCATTATCAAATATTATCTTGATGTAGAGTATAGCCCATTTCCTGTTTTAGTCATTGAAGAATACACTAGAAGATTCAAACGTAAAACTAAGGATGAAATAATCAAAGATCTGAAAACACAAGCCCATTTAGCTAAGAAAAAAACCCAAGAATTTGGAAAGATGGCAAAAAAACACCAGTTTGTTGATGATGTTACTAGACGAAAATCCGAAGAAATCTTCAATCAGGCAAAGAAAAAAGGATATGCAATTAGCGAAAAAATTACCTATAAGGGCAGTATCTTAGGCTCCAAATTAAAAAAGGGTACCAAGTCCGGAATTAAAAGCGGTATAAACGCCGGAAAGAAGATTAGATCATCTGGTAATGATGATCTTGAATTGTTGGGAAAACTAGGTGATTTACAAAAGGCAGGTATCATCACAAAGAAAGAATTTCAAGAAAAAAAGAAAAAAATACTTTCAAAAATATAGTTCCGCTTTGAGGGAAACTCCGATAATTAAAATGGAAACATCGTTTAAATTCTGTTTTGTGATTTATATTGTGTTGAAAAAATTCATTCTGCTCTCTTTTGTGTTTCTTCTTTTTGTAATGGGAATATATCCGTCGTCTACTGTGTTTGCTGAGCAGGCCACTGGAAAATCTGCATGGCAAGTAATGTCTGATAAAGTTTGTGGAGATAAACTATGTTCTGAACTTGAATCATATAATGTAAAATTTACTCCACCCTCAATTGCATATTTTCCACCACCATTAAAACAGATATCTCAAGGAACTGAACCATCAAATGTTACATGTACTGAAGGAAAAGAACTTGTTCTAAAACAATCAGATGGATTACCTGCATGTGTTAATTTTTCCAGTGTTGAAAAATTAATTATGCGAGGTTGGGCTATTCATATTTTGCCTGATTACAGTGATAAAAATAATAATTCTGAAATTTTTACACTTGGAGAATTTATCACAGAATCTGAATCTGTTGCATACTTTGGTGATACTATTGGATATTTGGCAAAACCTACAATTGATGGGCACTATCCTGGTGTAGTTATGATTCATGAATGGTGGGGGCTAAATGATAACATCAAAGAGATGGCAGACAAACTAGCATCTCATGGTTATGTTGTTTTAGCAGTTGATCTTTATGAGGGAAATGTTGCAACAACTTATGACCAAGCACGACAATTGATTGTTTCTTATGATTCAGAACGAGGAATACAAAACATGAATTCTGCAACTGCGTTCATTAATGAAAATTATGCTTCAGAAAAAATTGGTTCTATTGGTTGGTGTTTTGGTGGTGGTCAATCACTTAATCTTGCATTAAACAATGATGACATGGATGCAACTGTAATTTACTATGGAAGTCTGGTGACTGATCCTGAAAAACTATCTTCAATTCAATGGCCTGTGCTTGGAATATTTGCAGGATTGGACAAAGGAATAACCGTTGATTCTGTAAATGCGTTTGAATCTTCATTGAATGAGTTAGGAATTCAAAACGACATTAACATCTATTCTGGAGTTGACCATGCTTTTGCAAATCCATCTGGTGAAAGATATGCTCCAGATGAATCAAAGGATGCCTGGGGAAAAACTATTGCCTTTTTTGAATCTAATCTGAAATAAATTTCTGGTGCAAAAACCCATTATTTTATGAATTTCTTAAATATTAGGATCTCTAATCCTTGTAATGAGTCGACAAGATTTCAATTCTAATTCTATCCTGATTCAGGATATCATGACTAAGGCAATGATCACAATAAATCCTGCCACCACTGCAAAACAAATTGCAAAAATGATGCAACAGGGAGGAATAGGCGCAATATTTGTCAAAGAAAATGATAATCCTATAGGAATTGTAACTGATAGGGATTTTGCAACAAAAATTGCAGCAAATAGTCTTTCACTTGACACCCCAGCTGAAAAAATAATGTCATCTCCGTTGATCACAATTAATCATAATGAGCCAATCTCTGCTGCAGCAAAAAGAATGACTACCAAAAAAATCCGAAAACTCGCAGTAACTGAAAACGGTAAGATTGTTGGTATTATTACATCAACTGACTTGGTAACACAGCTAGCAAAATAACTAAAACGTCTTAGTCTTTCTAAGAAATATTGTAACTGATGCCATGTAGCATGCAGTTGCAATTATTTCAGAAATTATAGATGCAAGATATGGTTCTATTCCGATTTCAAGAAAATAGTATAGTGTAGGCCATCTTATTCCTAGATATACTATCTCAGCTAATCCGAAAGAGGAGATTAATGCAAATAATTCTTTTTTAATTAAATTTGATTTCATTCCTCTATATCGTTCAATGTTGTCCCAATAAAACAAACTAGAAAAAATTCCAAAGTATACAATATATCCGATGATTATTGTTATTGTTGTGTTTAGATAATTGTCATATTCTGATAGTAATTGAGCCGCGACTGCTGATAAAGACGCTGATGCAATAAAACAAATTAAAAAACTTCTGTTAATTTGGAGTAATTGCTGGTTTAGTTTCATAAAAATTTCATGTGATAACTAATATTTTGTGTTAACTCTTACTTGAATAATGACGAATAGATGCGAATGGGCAAAAGATGAGCCTAACATCACATATCATGATATGGAATGGGGAAGACCACAACATGATGATTGTAAATTATTTGAGTTTTTGATATTGGAGGGCGCACAAGCTGGTCTGTCTTGGACTACTATTCTCAAGCGCAGGGATGGCTATAGAAAAGCATTTTCAGACTTTGATGCCCTCAAAATCTCAAAATACAATAAAACACACATCGAAAAACTACTCAAAGATGAATCCATAATTCGAAATAAACTCAAAATTAATTCTGCAATTAATAATGCAAAGCAGTTTCTTAAGATTCAAGCCGAGTATGGCTCATTTGATAATTATCTCTGGGGTTTTGTAAACCACAAGCCAATCAAAAACAAATTCAAAAAACTCTCTGACATTCCTGCATTAACTGAAATTTCAGAAAAATTAAGCCAAGATCTCAAAAAATATGGTTTCAGTTTTGTCGGGCCTACAATTTGTTATGCCCTAATGCAGGCAATTGGAATGGTAAATGATCATACTACTGATTGTTTTTTATACAAAAACTAATTCAAGTTTAATTTTAAATTATGATTGCATTTTTTTTATTGCATCTGCATAAGTATTCATGGGAACAATTTTCACAGTACTCACTGATGAAATACCTACATCAATACACAATTTTTCAATATCGTGTGAATTTTCTGCATCCAAAATAATTATCCATTCATGTTCTAGCACTGACATGTAAAACCCGATAATTTTTGATACTTTAAACTCATCAAGTTTTTCTTCAATTTTTTTCTGTATTTGTACAAACATCTTTTTACTTAAATCATTATTGAGAGGGCATGATTCTGGGCTGTGTACTGCAAAAACACCAAATAACATAAACAAATTAATTATTTCTTATATTTAACTCTGATTTTATGTCCTTGTATTTTAGATTCTCAATTATATCCTACCTTTTTTTATTAATTATTATCTTGAATGGAAAACTTTCCTCTTTTTCAAAAACTGCTGGGCCTGGAATTTTATTTGCATGCACAGCAATTGGAGTTTCACATTTAGTACAATCCACTAGAGCTGGTGCTGATTTTGGTTTGATGATGTTAGGATTTGTAATCTTGGTATCTGTAATGAAATATCCTTTCTTTGAGTATGGATCTCGTTATGCGAACTCTACACAAACAAGTATCATTGATGGTTATAAAAAACTTGGCAAGCCTGCTCTTTGGTTATATTTTTTACTAACAATTGCATCGATGTTTTTTGTGACAGGTGCAGTAGGATTTGTTACTGCAGGATTTTTTGAGAATTTATTTGGAATTGATTTTCTGGGAGAATGGACTGTAGTAATTTTGTTTGTAGTGTGTGTTGGAATATTGGCAATTGGAAAATACAATCTACTTGATAGTTTGATTAAGATAATTGCAATTGTTTTACTGGCTTCTACCGTATCTGCTTTCTTGTTTGCATTATACAATGGACCTATTGAGCCTGTATCTGGATTTGAACCAAAAGAACTTTGGGATATCTCTGGGATCTTTTTCTTGCTTGCATTGATGGGATGGATGCCAACTGCAGTTGATCTTTCAAGCTGGAATAGTTTGTGGACGTTGGAGCGAATGAAACAAACAAATTATAAACCAAAACTAAAAGAAACTCTACTTGAATTTCGATTAGCATATCTGATTACTGGAATTCTCGCAGTGATGTTTGTTGTACTTGGAACTTTTATCTTCTATGGTTCTGGTCAGGAATTACCAAATAATAATTCTGATTTTGCACACAAAGTTGTAACACTATACACTGAAACAATTGGTGGTTGGAGTTACATCATAATTGCAGCTTCGGCATTTACTGTAATGTTTGGGACAATCATTGCAGTCTTTGATGGATATTCTAGGTCTTTGCAGAGAACTGTTGAATTGATTTTTACAAAAAAAGAGGACAAAATACGCACAAAATTTCGTACATTTTATGTAATTTTCTTAATTCTAATATCTGCAGGTTCTCTTGTGGTGATATTTCAATTTGGAAACAATCTCAAAGAACTAGTTGACTTTGCAACTGTTTTGTCCTTTGTGATAGCCCCTGTAATTGCAATTTTTAATTTAAGACTAGTTACAGGTAAATTTCTAGAGAAAGAACATCAACCATCTATTTTCCTGAGAATTTTGAGTTTTGCAGGAATTGTATTTTTATCAGGATTTGCCTTATTCTTTTTAATAACTAAATTCTATTCTTAATATCTTCAAAATCAGCGAAACTATTTTTAATTAAGAATACTTAACAATTATGATTAAAATGAAACTTTCTCCTAAAATGAATAAAACCTTAAACGACCAAGTACTTCTTGAGGCTTCTGCATCTAACAGCTATCTTGCAATGGCATCATGGTGTGAGGTTACGGGGTATCAAGGAGCTGCAAACTACTTTTACGCTCAATCTGATGAAGAAAGAACTCACATGCTCAAAATTGTTCATTATCTTAATTCTCTTGGAGCAACTGCAACAATCCCTGCAATCAAAGCACCTGTCAGTTCTTACAAATCCCTTGAAGGACTAATTAAGACTGCACTGAAAAATGAACAAGCCGTAACCAAAGCCATTCATCACATGGTAGAGATTGCACAAAAAGAAAAAGATCATTCAACATATGCATTTCTAGAATGGTTTGTAAATGAACAAGTCCAAGAAGAAACAAAGTTTGAAACAATGCTGCAAAAGTTTGATCTTTTAGGAAGAGATAAACTTGCAATCCACGAAATAGACAAGCTTCTTGCAACAAATGCAGTATCTCCTGAAGCTGATCCCGCAGCATAGAGTTTCTAAAATAATTAATACCGCATTATTTCAAATCTTTTCATGACAGTTACTGTGACAAGAAAACCATGTGGAATAACACAACTCTTCAACACCGAAACTGGGCGTGTGACCTATAAATGCAAGGCAGAATCTGCATACATGCTAATTGAGGCATTTGGAGGAATCGTACAATTTAATCAAAAAGGTGCAATGGCAACTGTCACTGGTCATATTACATCGCTGGAATTTTGTGATGTTCTCAAAAAAGGACATCCCAATTATCAAGATGCTTTGAATGCAATAATTTCTGCACATAGAGAGTTTGCACAAAATGTTTCTGATGTACATCAAAAAGAGATCAAGGAACTTGAAAACAAGTTAGCAGATCTTTAGAATTCAATTTTTTCACACTTGCATTCTCTTACTAGACATTTTGAATTTCAATCGATGTGTGGAATTATCATGATAACATCCAATTTTCTTATTATTACAATTGCTGTTGATTTGCATGGTTATTAATTAGATTAACTTGTTTTCCTAACCGTAAATCATACAGTGCTCACATTCACAAACATCTTGCTCTTTTGCTTTTTTCAAACATTTTTTGTGCTGTCCTGCTTGACATTGAACACAAACCTCTTCTATATTTTCAACTGTTGTGTATTTTTTAGATTGGTCAAATCCAAATCCTCCATCTTGTGGTCCTACCATGTTTTTAGATGATCTCTGTCCTATTTCTACTTCACTAATTGATTACTGATTTTATTGCATCATGTAATTCCATTTTACGGGTTTCGATGATTCCTCTTATCTCAAAAGTATCTACATAACCACCTGCTGATGCACGTGTTGCTTTAAGTAAATAGTGTAATGCCCCCTCTTCAATTCTTCCTACGTAATACCCATAAAGAAAATCAAGTTCATCGTTGCATTTCCAAATTTGTCTGATGTTTGGAAATGTCTGTTTTATTTCAATTGGAATTTCTAAAATTCTTCTTTTGATATATTCGTCAAGTGATTTTCTAATTGATGAATCTTGAAACAATTCTAAATTAAATTGATACTACTTCTTTTTAGTCCTTTTTCTCATCCTTTGTTTCCTTGTCTGGATTATCCCACATGTGCATAGTTCCTCTAATCATAAAAGATCCCACGATAATTGCTACTAACCCTCCAACTATAAACAGAAAAAACTTCCCAATGTCTTTGATGCTTGCCAATATTGGTATTTTGTCGTCAATCTAATTAAATTGTCTAAGTGAACTACCGCCCAACAAGTTGGATGGCCTCTTCTTGCTTCATTGAATGCTTTGCATTCTCCACAAACCATAGAGAGATACATTCGTGAGCAAGAAAAGTAGGCGATTCATGAACGGTACAAGTACGGGCGGTTTCTCGCCTGTAGATTATAAAAATTCAATTAGATTCAATAGTGAGTTTAGAAATTTCTGTTGTATGTCTAAAATTAAGCAGATAGTTGCTTGGGTTGCAATTATTGGAGGGGGCATTGCGTTTTTCTTCTTTTCTCAATTTATGGCAGAAGTCATGCGCTAATTGCACAGACAAAATACATTATAGCAATCTATAGTGACAATTTTTGTGATTACTCAGGAAATTAAGGATTTTTTAGATCTTCAAAAGCTTGGTTATATTGCAACGGTAAATTCTGATGGAACTCCCAATCTTTCACCAAAGGGAACCATTATTGGATGGACTGACAAAACATTAGCATTTGCAGATATTCGTTCGCCTGACACGGTAAATAATTTGAAAACAAATCCTAATGTGGAGATTAATGTAATAGATCCCCTTTTGCGAAAGGGATATTTGTTTAGGGGTGAGGCTAGAATTATCCAAGAAAAGACACTATTTGAGAAAATTCTGAATCATTATAGAGGAAATGGTGTCAAGAGTCCAATTAATTCAATTGTTCTAGTTGATGTCTCAGATGTATCTGAAGTGAGATCCCCATTATATGATATGGGAATTTCAGAGCAAGAAATTAAATCAAAATGGAAAAAACATTTTGAGAGTTTATGATTCTTCCAGTTTTTTAGATAATGTTTTGATTTCGTCTAATTCTTTTTTTGTTTCTTGATGATCTTCTCTTTCTTTTTCTAAAAGTAATTGAACTGTTTCTAATTCTTTTTCTGTCATGCTAAGTTTTGATTTTAATGAACCTACTACTGCACTTGCAGCTTCGATGATCCCTGCAGAACTTTTCTCATTTGATTTTTCCCCTGCAATGAATTCTCTTTCTTTAGGGGTTAGAACATCTGTGTCTTCGAATTGATCCTTTTTGTTTAATTCTTCTTTTGCGTTATATAGTCTTGAATTTGCCTCATCTAATTCTTTTTGAGCATCTATTTGCTGTTTTCTTATGTTGTGTAGATCTAATTTACCTTGTTCAATTTCTTCTTTAATCTCATCTTGCTTTTTTGTGAATTCGTCCAATTTTTGTTTTAATTTTTCTAAATTTTCTTCTGTTTGTTTAAACTCCTGAATTGATTTTGAATCTTTAATTTTTTCTGCATTTTTAATCCTCTCTCCCATCTCTTTGCATTCTCTTTGAATAATATCATGCTCCATCTTTTTTTGATTAAGCTCTTTTTTGACTATCATTAAATTGCCAACTGTCGAATCATACTCTTCTTTTACTGATTGAATTTTTTGGGTAATTTCTTCTAGTTCCGTTTGTTTTGTTCTATATTCTTGTTGTAATTTTTCTACTTCTGATTCTAGTTCTTCTTTTAGAACATACTCTTCACTATTTTGAGAGATTGTCTCTGCTTCTTCTTTTTTCTTACTAAAAAGCCCCATGACACTCTACCGTTATTTCCAAGAGATGAACGTTTCTTTATTCCTTCTTTACCCGTGCTCTGAAAAATTTTAGATAAAATCCAATTCCACCAATAATTATGCCTCCAAACAAGGCCATCGTGCCTAGTTCGGGCATTTCTGGATAGATGTTTGGTGCAAGAAATAGCATTAATGCACCTAAAATTATCAAGGCAAATCCGCCACTGTTTTTTGATTTATTGTGCTCAGAGTGAACCATGACTAAATATACTCTGAAAGTGTTTTTGCAACTTGCTTTCTTCCAATGTCTGAAATGAATGGACCTATCTTTGGTCCTCTTGATGTTCCAAGGATTATTTGGTATAATATTTTAAAGAAATCTTTTGGTTGTACGTCATTTGATTTTGCAATTTGGTATATTGTATTTTGAATATCTTCCGGTTCCTCTTCTACCCCTAATGCATCAACAAGAATCTTTAGTGCTTTTTTTGCAGAATCGTCTAAATCAACTTGCGTTTTCTCTTGCTCATCAAATTCATTTGAATAATTTCCTGCAAGCTCGATGAGTTTTTCTATTTCTGGCTCTGGATTTTTTATTACTCCATAGTCTAGTAATTTTTTCATTACTCGCTCGCCTCTGTTTTCCTTGAATATTTTTGACAATTCTACTAATAGTCTATAGTTAACATGTGTGCTTGATTGTTTTGGGGGGCTGAGGAGATTTACATACTCGTAGAGTCCTTTTGATTTTGTTAGTTTTGCTTGATTGTCTACTTTTATTCGTCCAAAGTAAATGTCTTCTAATTCATTGTATTCGCTCATTAAAGATGGTATGTCTTCAAATCCTAATTCTCGTGCACCTGTAATTCTTTTGTATAGTAATAATAGAATTGATTTTGGAGTTCCAAACTCTAACCACTTTTGTGCTGTAATTACATTTCCAAGTGATTTTGAAATTTTCTTTCCTCCTTTGTCTAAAAACATTTCATATTTCACATGGTGAGGATGTGGAAATCCTAAAATTTCATCTGCAACCCAATCATTTACCTTTACTGAATCCATAATGTCTTTTCCATATGCTTCAAATCTAATGTCAAATGCTACCCATCTTGCAGCAAATTCTACTTTCCAGGCTAATTTTCCAAGATCTTTTGTAATGTCTGCCTCTCCTTCATGACCACATCCTTTGATCATTTTTGAGCCAATCTCTGCATCATGACACAGATACTTTACCTTCTTTTCATCTGCAATGTATTTAGTAGCTTCTGCAGTGTAGAGACGATTACAATTTGTACAAACTGGAAAGTATGGGAGGTATTTTTGATATTTTTCTTGTCCTACAAGCTCTGAAATCTTATCTCCAATCTTTGTACTGTTTTGCAGGATTGTGTGAATTTGTTCTTGTAGTAATCCATTCTTGTAGGTGTCAACTGCTCTTCTAAATTCATATTTTATTCCAACTTTATCTAATCCATCTAAAAGAATACTGCTCATGTGCATGCCATATGAGTCGTGACATCCGTAGGGATCAGGAATTAACGATACCGGTTTTGCTAAATGCTCTTCTAGAGAATCTG
This genomic window from Nitrosopumilus ureiphilus contains:
- a CDS encoding pyridoxamine 5'-phosphate oxidase family protein → MITQEIKDFLDLQKLGYIATVNSDGTPNLSPKGTIIGWTDKTLAFADIRSPDTVNNLKTNPNVEINVIDPLLRKGYLFRGEARIIQEKTLFEKILNHYRGNGVKSPINSIVLVDVSDVSEVRSPLYDMGISEQEIKSKWKKHFESL
- a CDS encoding DNA repair protein, whose product is MGLFSKKKEEAETISQNSEEYVLKEELESEVEKLQQEYRTKQTELEEITQKIQSVKEEYDSTVGNLMIVKKELNQKKMEHDIIQRECKEMGERIKNAEKIKDSKSIQEFKQTEENLEKLKQKLDEFTKKQDEIKEEIEQGKLDLHNIRKQQIDAQKELDEANSRLYNAKEELNKKDQFEDTDVLTPKEREFIAGEKSNEKSSAGIIEAASAVVGSLKSKLSMTEKELETVQLLLEKEREDHQETKKELDEIKTLSKKLEES
- a CDS encoding CBS domain-containing protein, which produces MSRQDFNSNSILIQDIMTKAMITINPATTAKQIAKMMQQGGIGAIFVKENDNPIGIVTDRDFATKIAANSLSLDTPAEKIMSSPLITINHNEPISAAAKRMTTKKIRKLAVTENGKIVGIITSTDLVTQLAK
- a CDS encoding DNA-3-methyladenine glycosylase I, whose translation is MTNRCEWAKDEPNITYHDMEWGRPQHDDCKLFEFLILEGAQAGLSWTTILKRRDGYRKAFSDFDALKISKYNKTHIEKLLKDESIIRNKLKINSAINNAKQFLKIQAEYGSFDNYLWGFVNHKPIKNKFKKLSDIPALTEISEKLSQDLKKYGFSFVGPTICYALMQAIGMVNDHTTDCFLYKN
- the lysS gene encoding lysine--tRNA ligase is translated as MSEQKIIGKGTWIDKLASELLEREKSLGRNLDIIRVESGLGASGVPHIGSLGDAVRAYGVKLALENFGYKSDLIAYSDDLDGLRKIPEGFPDSLEEHLAKPVSLIPDPYGCHDSYGMHMSSILLDGLDKVGIKYEFRRAVDTYKNGLLQEQIHTILQNSTKIGDKISELVGQEKYQKYLPYFPVCTNCNRLYTAEATKYIADEKKVKYLCHDAEIGSKMIKGCGHEGEADITKDLGKLAWKVEFAARWVAFDIRFEAYGKDIMDSVKVNDWVADEILGFPHPHHVKYEMFLDKGGKKISKSLGNVITAQKWLEFGTPKSILLLLYKRITGARELGFEDIPSLMSEYNELEDIYFGRIKVDNQAKLTKSKGLYEYVNLLSPPKQSSTHVNYRLLVELSKIFKENRGERVMKKLLDYGVIKNPEPEIEKLIELAGNYSNEFDEQEKTQVDLDDSAKKALKILVDALGVEEEPEDIQNTIYQIAKSNDVQPKDFFKILYQIILGTSRGPKIGPFISDIGRKQVAKTLSEYI
- a CDS encoding NRAMP family divalent metal transporter, translated to MNGKLSSFSKTAGPGILFACTAIGVSHLVQSTRAGADFGLMMLGFVILVSVMKYPFFEYGSRYANSTQTSIIDGYKKLGKPALWLYFLLTIASMFFVTGAVGFVTAGFFENLFGIDFLGEWTVVILFVVCVGILAIGKYNLLDSLIKIIAIVLLASTVSAFLFALYNGPIEPVSGFEPKELWDISGIFFLLALMGWMPTAVDLSSWNSLWTLERMKQTNYKPKLKETLLEFRLAYLITGILAVMFVVLGTFIFYGSGQELPNNNSDFAHKVVTLYTETIGGWSYIIIAASAFTVMFGTIIAVFDGYSRSLQRTVELIFTKKEDKIRTKFRTFYVIFLILISAGSLVVIFQFGNNLKELVDFATVLSFVIAPVIAIFNLRLVTGKFLEKEHQPSIFLRILSFAGIVFLSGFALFFLITKFYS
- a CDS encoding dienelactone hydrolase family protein, which translates into the protein MKKFILLSFVFLLFVMGIYPSSTVFAEQATGKSAWQVMSDKVCGDKLCSELESYNVKFTPPSIAYFPPPLKQISQGTEPSNVTCTEGKELVLKQSDGLPACVNFSSVEKLIMRGWAIHILPDYSDKNNNSEIFTLGEFITESESVAYFGDTIGYLAKPTIDGHYPGVVMIHEWWGLNDNIKEMADKLASHGYVVLAVDLYEGNVATTYDQARQLIVSYDSERGIQNMNSATAFINENYASEKIGSIGWCFGGGQSLNLALNNDDMDATVIYYGSLVTDPEKLSSIQWPVLGIFAGLDKGITVDSVNAFESSLNELGIQNDINIYSGVDHAFANPSGERYAPDESKDAWGKTIAFFESNLK
- a CDS encoding ferritin; the protein is MKLSPKMNKTLNDQVLLEASASNSYLAMASWCEVTGYQGAANYFYAQSDEERTHMLKIVHYLNSLGATATIPAIKAPVSSYKSLEGLIKTALKNEQAVTKAIHHMVEIAQKEKDHSTYAFLEWFVNEQVQEETKFETMLQKFDLLGRDKLAIHEIDKLLATNAVSPEADPAA